One genomic region from Quercus robur chromosome 4, dhQueRobu3.1, whole genome shotgun sequence encodes:
- the LOC126720988 gene encoding heavy metal-associated isoprenylated plant protein 46-like, translating to MKQTVVLQVTMDGQRCCFRIMKSHHARKKAMRIAVGLSGVESATIKGQDKDQIEVKGENIDTVKLATLLRKKVGHASILSVAEEKKEEKKEEKKDELKIQYMVGPPSYGLPPYTCYEIPRYDTPSCSIM from the exons ATGAAG CAAACGGTGGTCCTCCAGGTTACCATGGATGGGCAGAGGTGTTGTTTCCGCATTATGAAAAGCCACCATGCTCGCAAAAAAGCCATGAGGATTGCAGTTGGCCTTTCAG GAGTGGAATCAGCAACTATAAAAGGGCAAGACAAGGACCAAATAGAGGTAAAAGGCGAGAATATCGATACCGTTAAGCTTGCAACGTTACTAAGGAAGAAAGTAGGGCATGCAAGCATACTTAGCGTTgcagaagagaagaaagaagagaagaaagaagagaaaaaagatgaACTGAAGATACAGTACATGGTTGGGCCTCCTAGTTATGGTTTGCCTCCATACACATGCTATGAGATTCCCAGATATGACACACCCTCTTGCTCCATAATGTAA